From Chelatococcus sp. YT9, a single genomic window includes:
- the lpxB gene encoding lipid-A-disaccharide synthase, which produces MPARIFVVAGEESGDQLGARLMQALRQRLAPDGVLFTGVGGRAMEAEGLESLFPMSDIAVMGFAAVIARLPTLISRIKATAEAIIAQRPDLVVIVDSPDFTHRVARRVKAELPDLPIVDYVSPTVWAWRPGRARKMRSYVDHVLALLPFEPAAHARLGGPPCTYVGHPLIERLDVLRPSRGERIEPPYDVEPPTVLVLPGSRRSEVTRLMPVLGETVAAVSAKVGHVNWVLPAVPHVAPLIEQGLLSWPVKPTVVAGEAAKYAAFRSATAAIAASGTVTLELALARVPTVVAYKVSRLEVQVRHFIIVQHASLPNIILDEPAVPEFLQWNCTVENLAGALLPLLSASPERMAQLAAFDRVAAAMSIGAARPSDRAAEVITDVLHSRRS; this is translated from the coding sequence ATGCCCGCGCGAATTTTTGTGGTCGCTGGAGAGGAATCCGGTGATCAGCTCGGAGCCCGGCTCATGCAGGCTCTCCGCCAGCGACTGGCGCCCGATGGCGTGCTGTTCACAGGCGTCGGCGGGCGCGCCATGGAGGCTGAGGGGCTAGAGAGTCTCTTTCCTATGTCGGACATAGCGGTCATGGGTTTCGCGGCGGTCATCGCACGGCTGCCAACGTTGATCAGCCGCATTAAGGCGACCGCCGAGGCCATCATCGCTCAGCGACCCGATCTGGTCGTCATCGTCGACAGCCCGGATTTCACGCACCGTGTGGCGCGGCGCGTCAAAGCCGAGCTGCCCGATCTGCCTATCGTGGACTACGTCAGCCCCACTGTCTGGGCGTGGCGGCCCGGGAGGGCACGTAAGATGCGGTCCTATGTCGATCATGTACTGGCGCTGCTGCCCTTCGAGCCGGCCGCGCATGCCCGTCTCGGCGGTCCCCCGTGCACCTATGTCGGTCACCCTCTGATCGAACGTCTTGACGTGTTACGCCCGAGCCGTGGAGAGCGGATCGAGCCGCCCTATGACGTCGAGCCACCGACCGTGCTCGTTCTGCCCGGCAGCCGACGCTCCGAGGTGACGCGCCTCATGCCTGTCCTGGGCGAGACGGTGGCTGCCGTTTCGGCGAAGGTTGGACATGTGAACTGGGTGCTGCCGGCGGTACCCCACGTTGCGCCGCTGATTGAGCAAGGCTTACTATCCTGGCCAGTCAAGCCCACCGTCGTCGCCGGCGAGGCGGCCAAATATGCGGCATTCCGATCCGCGACCGCCGCGATCGCCGCTTCGGGAACCGTCACGCTCGAACTTGCGCTGGCACGTGTTCCAACGGTCGTGGCCTACAAGGTGTCACGGCTGGAGGTGCAGGTGCGGCACTTCATCATCGTCCAGCATGCAAGTCTGCCAAATATCATTCTCGACGAGCCCGCCGTGCCCGAATTCCTGCAATGGAACTGTACGGTCGAGAACCTCGCGGGCGCGCTTCTCCCCCTGTTGTCAGCCTCTCCGGAACGCATGGCCCAGCTCGCCGCCTTCGATCGCGTGGCAGCTGCCATGAGCATTGGCGCGGCTCGTCCAAGCGACAGGGCTGCCGAAGTGATCACGGACGTTTTGCACTCGCGGCGATCGTGA
- a CDS encoding tautomerase family protein: MPIITIQFDKGRSVEKKREVANAVTDAIVATLGGQRDWVTILFRDYERTDWAIGGNLQLDRHGPLKPGHHG; encoded by the coding sequence ATGCCCATCATCACCATTCAGTTCGACAAGGGCCGCTCCGTGGAGAAAAAGCGGGAAGTCGCCAATGCTGTAACCGACGCCATCGTGGCAACGCTCGGGGGCCAGCGCGATTGGGTCACCATTCTGTTCCGCGACTATGAGCGTACGGACTGGGCGATCGGCGGCAACCTGCAACTTGACCGCCACGGTCCGCTGAAACCCGGCCACCACGGCTGA
- a CDS encoding ABC transporter permease: protein MSLSPPVAAAEPTPIESRWRGVLKRLVAKKAAKLSLLIILIGFLFALAPSLLAPHDPYAQELTLRLRPPALMERGVPGYWLGTDQLGRDILSRIIYGARITLFVSIFAVLVSGLAGVAMGLIAGYYGGKADAVILRLIDIQLAFPLVLLVIAVVAVVGPSLTNLIIIMGLSGWPRFARVVRGSVLSVRNKEFVEAARAIGVKTPRIMVQHILPNVLSAVIVYASFDLARMILLEATLSFLGLGVQPPSPTWGGMISDGAKYMSLSWSVSLSPGIAIALLILAFNILGDELRDALDPQISDN, encoded by the coding sequence ATGTCCTTGTCACCGCCTGTCGCTGCAGCGGAGCCCACCCCCATCGAAAGCCGCTGGCGCGGCGTGCTGAAGCGCCTCGTGGCGAAGAAGGCGGCCAAGCTCAGCCTCTTGATCATCTTGATCGGGTTTCTGTTCGCGCTGGCGCCTTCGCTATTGGCGCCGCATGATCCCTATGCCCAGGAGCTAACCCTGCGCCTGCGTCCGCCGGCGCTGATGGAGCGCGGTGTGCCGGGATACTGGCTCGGCACCGACCAACTCGGCCGCGATATTCTCTCCCGCATCATCTATGGCGCCCGTATCACGCTCTTCGTCAGTATCTTCGCTGTCCTCGTATCGGGCCTCGCGGGCGTCGCGATGGGCCTCATCGCGGGGTACTACGGCGGCAAGGCGGATGCGGTCATCCTGCGGCTGATCGATATCCAGCTCGCCTTTCCGCTGGTTCTCCTGGTCATTGCCGTGGTGGCGGTCGTTGGTCCCTCGCTCACCAATCTCATCATCATCATGGGATTGTCGGGCTGGCCGCGCTTCGCGCGCGTGGTGCGCGGCTCGGTACTGTCCGTCCGCAACAAGGAATTCGTGGAGGCCGCGCGAGCGATCGGCGTGAAGACGCCGCGCATCATGGTGCAGCACATCCTGCCGAACGTCCTCTCGGCGGTGATCGTCTATGCCAGCTTTGATCTCGCCCGCATGATCCTCCTGGAAGCGACGCTCAGCTTTCTAGGCCTTGGCGTGCAGCCGCCATCGCCAACATGGGGTGGCATGATCAGCGACGGCGCCAAATACATGAGCTTGTCGTGGTCGGTCTCACTCAGCCCCGGCATCGCCATCGCGCTTCTGATCCTGGCCTTCAACATTCTTGGCGACGAGCTTCGCGACGCGCTCGACCCACAGATTTCCGATAACTGA
- a CDS encoding 4-oxalocrotonate tautomerase family protein, which produces MATSFATRSTHRFPITDVAIDPAQEGATMIITIQFENSRTDDTKRAGAKALTEAAVETLGVKPEWVTVLYENYDKENWAIGGELLLDRHAAREKAAKAQES; this is translated from the coding sequence TTGGCGACGAGCTTCGCGACGCGCTCGACCCACAGATTTCCGATAACTGACGTCGCGATCGATCCGGCCCAGGAGGGGGCGACCATGATCATTACCATTCAGTTTGAGAACAGCCGCACGGACGACACCAAGCGTGCCGGCGCCAAGGCTTTGACGGAGGCGGCTGTTGAAACGCTCGGCGTCAAGCCGGAGTGGGTCACCGTTCTCTACGAGAATTACGACAAGGAGAACTGGGCCATTGGCGGCGAATTGCTGCTCGACCGCCATGCGGCGCGCGAGAAGGCCGCGAAAGCGCAGGAGTCCTAA
- a CDS encoding tautomerase family protein, whose product MIITIQMEKGRNVDTKRRAAKAFTEAAIATLGAKAEWVTVLFEDYERTDWAIGGNLQLDRHGPGLVTLGNKE is encoded by the coding sequence GTGATCATCACCATTCAGATGGAAAAAGGCCGCAACGTGGATACCAAGCGGCGGGCGGCGAAGGCCTTTACGGAGGCTGCCATTGCGACCCTCGGCGCCAAAGCCGAGTGGGTGACAGTGCTGTTTGAGGATTACGAGCGCACGGATTGGGCGATCGGGGGCAACCTGCAGCTAGATCGCCACGGCCCGGGGCTCGTCACGCTCGGCAATAAGGAATAA
- the gltA gene encoding citrate synthase: MSDKAITLTVDGKGIDLPVKDGTIGPSVADIGALYKHSGMFTYDPGFSSTASCESAITYIDGDEGVLLYRGYPIEQLAEHGDFLETCYLLLYGELPTASQKAEFDYVVTRHTMVHDQMNRFFQGFRRDAHPMAVMVASVGALSAFYHDSTDISDPQQRMIASMRMIAKMPTLAAMAYKYSVGQPFVYPKNDLDYTSNFLRMCFGVPCEEYVVNPVLARALDRIFILHADHEQNASTSTVRLAGSSGANPFACIAAGIACLWGPAHGGANEAALKMLAEIGTPDRIPQFIAKAKDKNDPFRLMGFGHRVYKNYDPRAKIMQRTTHEVLNELGIKDDPLLDVALELERIALHDEYFIEKKLYPNIDFYSGITLKALGFPVSMFTVLFALARTVGWIAQWKEMIEDPSQKIGRPRQLYIGAPQRDYLPMAQRS; the protein is encoded by the coding sequence ATGAGCGACAAGGCAATCACCTTGACTGTTGACGGAAAGGGCATCGACCTTCCTGTAAAGGACGGCACGATAGGCCCTAGCGTCGCCGATATCGGTGCCTTGTACAAACATAGCGGGATGTTCACCTACGATCCGGGCTTCTCCTCAACGGCGAGCTGCGAATCCGCCATCACCTATATCGATGGTGACGAAGGTGTTCTCCTCTATCGTGGCTACCCGATCGAGCAGCTCGCCGAGCACGGCGACTTCCTGGAGACGTGTTATCTTCTTCTCTACGGGGAACTGCCGACGGCAAGCCAGAAGGCGGAATTCGACTACGTGGTGACCCGCCACACGATGGTTCACGATCAGATGAACCGCTTCTTCCAAGGCTTCCGCCGTGATGCGCATCCGATGGCCGTGATGGTGGCATCGGTCGGCGCGCTCTCAGCTTTCTATCACGACTCGACCGACATCTCCGATCCGCAGCAGCGGATGATCGCGTCCATGCGGATGATCGCCAAAATGCCGACGCTGGCGGCTATGGCCTATAAGTACTCGGTCGGCCAGCCCTTCGTGTATCCGAAGAACGATCTCGATTACACGTCCAACTTCCTGCGCATGTGCTTCGGCGTGCCCTGCGAGGAGTACGTGGTCAATCCGGTCCTCGCGCGCGCGCTCGATCGCATCTTCATCCTGCACGCCGATCATGAGCAGAACGCCTCAACCTCGACCGTTCGCCTTGCCGGCTCGTCGGGGGCGAACCCCTTCGCCTGTATCGCCGCCGGCATCGCCTGCCTGTGGGGACCGGCGCACGGCGGCGCCAACGAAGCCGCCCTCAAGATGCTGGCGGAGATCGGCACACCCGACCGCATCCCCCAATTCATCGCCAAGGCCAAGGACAAGAACGATCCGTTCCGCCTCATGGGCTTCGGCCATCGTGTCTACAAGAACTACGATCCACGCGCCAAGATCATGCAGCGGACGACGCACGAGGTGCTCAACGAACTGGGCATCAAGGACGATCCGCTGCTCGATGTCGCTCTCGAGCTGGAGCGCATCGCGTTGCACGACGAGTACTTCATCGAGAAGAAGCTCTATCCCAACATCGACTTCTACTCGGGTATCACGCTGAAGGCGCTCGGTTTCCCGGTGTCGATGTTCACAGTGCTCTTCGCGCTGGCGCGCACCGTTGGCTGGATCGCCCAGTGGAAGGAAATGATCGAGGATCCGTCCCAGAAGATCGGCCGTCCGCGCCAGCTCTATATCGGCGCTCCCCAGCGCGACTATCTGCCGATGGCGCAGCGCTCCTGA
- the lexA gene encoding transcriptional repressor LexA, which produces MLTRKQNELLRFIHERLRETSVPPSFDEMKEALDLKSKSGIHRLIIALEERGFIRRLPNRARALEVIKLPDTAMAAVPRGKFSPSVVEGGLGRVRNLPPAAETDAPKTISVPVMGRIAAGTPISAIQSRSNTLAIPVEMLSAGEHFALEVRGDSMIEAGILDGDTVVIRRQDMADTGDIIVALIDDEEATLKRLRRRGSSIALEAANPAYETRVLGPDRVRIQGKLVSLLRRY; this is translated from the coding sequence ATGCTGACGCGCAAGCAGAACGAGCTTCTTCGCTTCATCCACGAGCGGCTGCGGGAAACAAGCGTACCTCCCTCCTTCGACGAGATGAAGGAAGCGCTTGATTTGAAGTCGAAATCAGGCATCCATCGTCTGATCATCGCTCTCGAGGAACGCGGCTTTATTCGCCGGCTTCCTAACCGGGCGCGCGCTCTTGAAGTCATCAAGTTGCCCGATACCGCGATGGCCGCCGTGCCGCGTGGAAAATTCAGCCCAAGTGTGGTGGAGGGGGGCCTGGGACGTGTGCGCAACCTGCCTCCTGCGGCAGAAACCGATGCGCCAAAAACGATTTCGGTCCCGGTGATGGGGCGGATCGCCGCCGGCACGCCCATCTCAGCGATCCAATCGCGCAGCAACACACTGGCCATTCCGGTCGAAATGCTGAGTGCCGGCGAGCATTTTGCTCTTGAGGTCCGCGGCGATTCGATGATTGAGGCCGGCATCCTTGATGGCGACACGGTCGTTATCCGGCGCCAGGACATGGCGGATACGGGAGACATCATCGTTGCCCTGATCGATGATGAGGAAGCGACGCTTAAACGCCTGCGGCGCCGTGGCTCCTCGATCGCGCTTGAAGCGGCTAACCCGGCTTATGAGACGCGCGTGCTCGGCCCTGACCGGGTTCGGATACAGGGCAAGCTCGTCAGTCTTCTGCGTCGCTATTGA
- the lpxI gene encoding UDP-2,3-diacylglucosamine diphosphatase LpxI (LpxI, functionally equivalent to LpxH, replaces it in LPS biosynthesis in a minority of bacteria.): MHAARGVSDTSPPSNPSTDGAVAPIVLLAGGGALPDLLAEALKRRGRAVRVLAFRGFAERAFARRADLIVDLIDYKRTLAALKAWKPAEVVLIGTVTRPKPIAFMGALSAYRNREEIAAILGSGDDGLLGGVVRVLEEEGFAVAGIDRLAPELLAPQGQLGAVAPDSDSWSSIARGLAVLDSLSPFDVGQATVICAHWVAAIEGPEGTDAMLRRVQKLRRGPRLRATHGGVLVKTAKRDQDLRVDLPTIGPRTVVRAAAAGLQGIAVGAGTTLIVEIERTIREADQRGLFLLGVDLPHRSP, from the coding sequence ATGCACGCCGCGAGAGGCGTGAGCGACACTTCGCCGCCGAGCAATCCCAGCACCGACGGCGCCGTGGCGCCGATCGTTCTTCTCGCCGGAGGCGGTGCACTACCGGACTTGCTTGCAGAAGCCCTTAAGCGCCGGGGCAGGGCGGTCAGGGTTCTTGCCTTTCGCGGCTTCGCGGAGCGCGCATTTGCCCGCCGCGCCGACCTGATTGTCGACCTCATCGACTACAAGCGGACCCTGGCGGCCCTCAAGGCGTGGAAACCGGCGGAAGTTGTCCTGATCGGCACCGTCACACGTCCCAAGCCGATCGCCTTTATGGGGGCGCTTTCAGCTTACCGCAATCGCGAGGAAATCGCTGCCATCCTGGGTTCCGGCGACGATGGCCTTCTTGGCGGCGTCGTGCGCGTCCTTGAGGAAGAAGGCTTTGCGGTCGCCGGGATCGATCGGCTTGCGCCGGAGCTGCTCGCGCCGCAAGGTCAGCTCGGTGCCGTCGCGCCGGATTCCGACAGCTGGTCCAGCATCGCGCGCGGCCTTGCAGTGCTCGATTCTCTCTCGCCTTTCGATGTCGGGCAGGCCACGGTCATCTGTGCGCATTGGGTCGCTGCCATCGAGGGTCCGGAGGGCACCGACGCCATGCTGCGGCGTGTGCAGAAACTCCGCAGAGGGCCGCGCCTGCGCGCCACCCATGGCGGAGTGCTGGTGAAGACAGCCAAACGCGACCAGGACCTCCGTGTCGATCTGCCGACGATCGGGCCGCGTACCGTCGTAAGAGCTGCTGCGGCGGGCCTTCAAGGTATCGCTGTTGGCGCGGGTACGACATTGATCGTCGAGATCGAACGCACAATCCGGGAAGCAGATCAGCGGGGATTGTTCCTGCTCGGGGTCGATCTTCCCCACCGATCCCCCTAG
- a CDS encoding ABC transporter permease, translating into MGRYIVQRLILTIPVLIGIMLVCFFLTRLSGDPTDLMLPTNATEEARAAFRSVHGLDKPLWEQFVTFFAKGLMGDFGSSLRFNQPAMSLVWERLGATTELAAATMAMALFIGVPAGVAAAYRRNTPADITIRGITLMGQALPGFYLGIISIIVFAVWLRWLPSGGRGSWLNLILPAATLAFNLVALIARVTRSCMLDVLRQDYIRTARAKGARERTVLWIHALRNGFIPVLTVIGLQVGLLMGGVVVTETVFSWPGVGRLAIQAIYARDFPVVQAVVFTFAIIFVFVNLVVDLLYAVLDPRISYN; encoded by the coding sequence ATGGGCCGTTACATCGTGCAGCGACTCATCCTCACGATTCCGGTGCTCATCGGCATCATGCTGGTGTGTTTTTTTCTGACCCGTCTAAGCGGTGATCCGACCGACCTCATGTTGCCGACCAACGCGACCGAGGAGGCCAGGGCCGCCTTCCGGTCCGTGCACGGCCTCGACAAGCCGTTGTGGGAGCAGTTCGTCACATTCTTCGCCAAAGGGCTCATGGGCGATTTCGGCTCCTCGTTGCGCTTCAACCAGCCGGCGATGAGCCTCGTCTGGGAGCGCCTTGGTGCGACCACGGAACTGGCCGCCGCAACGATGGCCATGGCGCTCTTCATCGGCGTGCCGGCGGGGGTGGCCGCTGCCTATCGCCGCAATACGCCCGCCGATATCACCATTCGCGGCATCACGCTCATGGGACAGGCGCTGCCAGGCTTTTACCTCGGCATCATCTCGATCATTGTCTTTGCCGTATGGCTGCGCTGGCTGCCCTCGGGCGGACGCGGTTCCTGGCTCAATCTCATTCTGCCGGCCGCGACCCTTGCCTTCAATCTCGTCGCGCTGATCGCACGCGTCACGCGGTCCTGCATGCTCGACGTGCTGCGGCAGGATTATATCCGTACAGCCCGCGCCAAGGGCGCCCGTGAGCGCACCGTGCTGTGGATCCACGCCCTGCGGAACGGCTTCATTCCCGTGCTCACCGTTATTGGTCTCCAGGTCGGTCTCCTGATGGGAGGCGTCGTAGTGACCGAAACGGTATTCTCCTGGCCCGGAGTGGGGCGCCTCGCCATCCAAGCGATCTACGCGCGCGACTTTCCCGTTGTGCAGGCAGTCGTTTTCACCTTCGCGATCATTTTCGTGTTCGTGAACCTCGTCGTCGATCTCCTCTACGCGGTTCTCGATCCGCGCATCAGCTACAACTGA
- a CDS encoding ComEC/Rec2 family competence protein, giving the protein MARQKSRAIIVADDSRPPRPAVGSLLPGWHVFTADQARGVLRDLLALEAERRRAFLWLPVAFGAGIILYFLADAEPSLWPSAVGAVIAVFAAALTCRYRRVSGVAIAVAAVMAGFAAATWRTRTVSAPVLSRPVITKLGGLVLNVEERPAGPRIVVRVATLGDLAAHARPAQVRVSLRPGASVKAGDFIEATARLLPPPTAARPGGYDFAKDAFFAELGAVGSLVGKVSIRAPPEAPDIWTTLTIANDVARNALTQRIANASGGQEGALAAALVTGKRGLITEEVNDALRAAGIYHIVSISGLHMALAAGSLFWAARAMLSLWPAIALAWPVKKIAAVIGMLGATAYCLFSGAEVATQRSLVMTIVMMGAILIDRPALSMRNLALSALICLALRPEALLGPSFQMSFAAVAGMIAFAVKPTGLLVGGDPSSGSYGCLRSVGRWALLLTTTTTVATIATAPFSAYHFQTLNPFGLLGNAMALPLIELAVMPLSVLGVFASFFELDRPVWWLIGQATVPVLASARAVAELERSRVVVPAFGVGALGLMVIAILWITLWTTALRWLALCPAVIGLAMAHGAQPPDIYIDRGASGLALRAADSRLIVLGKPSGFVLEQWLRADGDGRAIDDPSLRHATHCDRLGCTARLKSGQMIAFVRDKRAFPEDCRRAAVIVSPLQAPRTCEAATIIDRSILDRSGAIMLVEDPLSAGFSRIQALSTASRPWITGGKPAQPAGRPPDPKTPAAASSSRHQSLDPLDAAPEANEEGEERAPLNSDAED; this is encoded by the coding sequence ATGGCCCGCCAAAAGAGCCGCGCGATCATTGTCGCCGATGATAGCCGACCGCCGCGTCCGGCGGTGGGCAGCCTGCTGCCGGGGTGGCATGTCTTCACCGCCGACCAAGCGCGAGGCGTGCTTCGGGATCTCCTCGCCTTGGAGGCCGAGAGACGGCGGGCCTTCCTCTGGCTGCCCGTTGCCTTCGGCGCCGGCATTATTCTGTACTTTCTGGCGGATGCAGAGCCCTCCCTATGGCCGTCGGCAGTGGGAGCCGTCATCGCGGTCTTCGCGGCGGCCCTTACGTGCCGCTATCGCCGGGTGTCGGGCGTGGCGATCGCGGTCGCGGCCGTCATGGCGGGATTTGCCGCCGCGACATGGCGTACGCGCACCGTCAGCGCGCCGGTGCTCTCCCGACCGGTGATCACCAAGCTCGGCGGTCTCGTTCTCAACGTCGAGGAGCGTCCGGCGGGACCTCGCATTGTCGTCAGGGTCGCGACCCTCGGAGATCTCGCAGCCCATGCGCGCCCGGCCCAGGTGCGCGTTTCCCTTCGGCCGGGTGCTAGCGTCAAGGCAGGCGACTTCATCGAGGCGACCGCCCGCCTGCTGCCGCCACCGACTGCGGCGCGCCCTGGCGGCTATGATTTCGCTAAAGATGCCTTTTTCGCCGAACTTGGCGCTGTCGGCTCGCTCGTCGGAAAGGTGTCTATCCGGGCCCCGCCGGAAGCGCCGGATATCTGGACCACCTTGACCATTGCCAATGATGTTGCCCGCAATGCCCTGACCCAGCGGATCGCCAACGCCTCCGGCGGGCAGGAGGGAGCCCTTGCGGCGGCTCTCGTTACGGGCAAGCGCGGACTGATCACGGAGGAGGTCAACGATGCCTTGCGCGCAGCCGGCATTTACCACATCGTATCGATCTCCGGGCTTCATATGGCGCTCGCTGCGGGCAGCCTGTTCTGGGCCGCGCGAGCCATGCTCTCGCTGTGGCCGGCGATCGCGCTCGCCTGGCCCGTGAAGAAGATCGCTGCTGTCATCGGGATGCTTGGAGCCACGGCTTACTGTCTGTTCTCCGGCGCGGAAGTCGCGACCCAGCGGTCTCTCGTGATGACGATTGTCATGATGGGCGCGATCCTGATCGACCGACCCGCACTGTCGATGCGCAATCTCGCCTTGTCCGCACTCATATGCCTCGCCCTGCGCCCTGAAGCCCTGCTAGGGCCTAGCTTCCAGATGTCCTTCGCCGCTGTCGCCGGCATGATCGCCTTTGCTGTCAAGCCCACGGGGCTCCTTGTCGGCGGAGATCCTTCATCTGGCAGCTATGGCTGCCTGCGGTCGGTTGGGCGGTGGGCGCTTCTGCTCACCACGACCACTACGGTCGCGACCATAGCCACGGCGCCGTTTAGCGCCTATCATTTCCAGACGCTCAACCCGTTTGGTCTGCTCGGGAACGCGATGGCGCTCCCGCTGATCGAGCTTGCGGTCATGCCGCTCTCGGTGCTCGGCGTCTTTGCGTCTTTCTTTGAGCTCGACCGGCCGGTCTGGTGGTTGATCGGCCAAGCCACAGTGCCGGTGCTGGCATCCGCCCGCGCGGTCGCCGAGCTCGAACGCTCGCGCGTGGTCGTGCCGGCTTTCGGTGTAGGCGCTCTCGGCCTGATGGTCATCGCCATCCTCTGGATCACCCTATGGACAACAGCCTTGCGCTGGCTTGCGCTGTGTCCCGCGGTAATCGGGCTCGCGATGGCGCACGGCGCACAGCCTCCTGACATTTACATTGATCGTGGCGCGAGCGGCCTCGCCCTGCGCGCCGCCGACAGCCGGCTCATCGTCCTCGGCAAGCCGTCGGGCTTTGTGCTGGAGCAGTGGCTGCGAGCCGACGGTGACGGGCGGGCTATCGACGATCCTTCCCTGCGCCATGCCACACACTGTGACCGGCTCGGCTGCACCGCACGTTTAAAGAGCGGTCAGATGATCGCCTTCGTGCGTGATAAACGTGCCTTCCCGGAGGATTGCCGACGTGCTGCAGTCATCGTGAGCCCGCTGCAGGCGCCACGCACCTGCGAGGCCGCCACTATCATCGACCGGTCCATTCTCGACCGCAGCGGTGCCATCATGCTCGTAGAGGATCCACTTAGCGCCGGCTTCAGCCGAATTCAGGCGCTCTCCACCGCATCGCGTCCCTGGATCACCGGTGGCAAACCGGCCCAGCCCGCGGGCCGTCCACCCGACCCAAAAACGCCAGCCGCTGCATCATCCTCGAGGCACCAAAGTCTCGATCCTCTCGATGCGGCACCGGAGGCTAACGAGGAGGGAGAGGAGAGGGCGCCCCTCAATAGCGACGCAGAAGACTGA
- the gltX gene encoding glutamate--tRNA ligase, whose translation MTGTVVTRFAPSPTGFLHIGGARTALFNWLYARRNGGKMLLRIEDTDRERSTEAAIAAILDGLSWLGLDWDGDAIHQFSRAARHREVAEDLLARGRAYYCYATPQELEAMREEARREGRPLRYDGRWRDRPSSDAPAGVKPVIRLRAPTEGETAIDDQVQGRVTWQNKDLDDLVLLRSDGTPTYMLAVIVDDHDMGVTHIIRGDDHLTNAARQKQIYEALGWDVPIMAHIPLIHGPDGAKLSKRHGALGIDAYRSMGYLPAALRNYLVRLGWSHGDQEIFSTDEMIAAFDLGSIGRSPARFDFAKLENLNGHYMRSADDEALVRALEDILPELGPARGLGPTLPPDLREKLLAAMPGLKERAKTLVELLDSASFLYASRPLVCDDKAKALLNAEGKERLALVLPALEGINDWSNDTTEAAVRATATEAGLKLGQLAQPLRAALTGRGTSPGLFDVMTVLGRDESLGRIRDQLP comes from the coding sequence ATGACCGGAACCGTCGTTACGCGTTTCGCGCCTTCGCCGACAGGCTTCCTGCATATTGGCGGCGCCCGCACGGCCCTGTTCAACTGGCTCTATGCCCGCCGGAACGGCGGCAAGATGCTGTTGAGAATAGAGGACACCGATCGCGAACGCTCTACGGAAGCGGCCATCGCCGCCATCCTCGATGGCCTGAGCTGGCTCGGGCTCGATTGGGATGGCGATGCCATTCACCAGTTCTCCCGCGCGGCGCGGCACCGCGAGGTCGCTGAAGATCTGCTCGCGCGCGGACGCGCCTATTACTGCTATGCGACGCCGCAGGAACTCGAGGCCATGCGCGAGGAGGCTCGCCGCGAAGGACGACCGTTGCGCTACGACGGGCGCTGGCGGGATCGTCCCTCTTCGGACGCGCCGGCCGGTGTCAAGCCCGTGATCCGGTTGCGCGCGCCGACCGAAGGTGAGACCGCGATCGATGACCAGGTGCAGGGCCGTGTCACTTGGCAGAACAAAGATCTGGACGATCTCGTTCTGCTGCGGTCTGACGGCACGCCGACCTACATGCTTGCGGTCATCGTCGATGATCACGACATGGGTGTCACGCATATCATCCGCGGGGACGACCATCTGACCAACGCCGCACGGCAAAAGCAGATCTACGAGGCACTTGGCTGGGACGTGCCCATCATGGCCCATATTCCCCTGATCCATGGGCCAGACGGCGCCAAGCTCTCGAAGCGTCACGGCGCGCTCGGTATCGACGCCTATCGCTCCATGGGCTATCTGCCGGCCGCGTTGCGCAATTATCTGGTCCGCCTCGGCTGGAGCCATGGCGATCAGGAGATCTTTTCGACCGACGAGATGATCGCGGCTTTCGACCTGGGCTCTATCGGACGCTCTCCCGCCCGCTTCGACTTTGCGAAGCTGGAGAACCTCAACGGTCACTACATGCGCAGCGCCGACGACGAGGCCCTCGTTCGGGCTCTGGAAGATATCCTGCCGGAGCTCGGGCCGGCGCGCGGCCTCGGACCCACGTTGCCTCCCGACCTACGTGAGAAGCTGCTCGCGGCAATGCCGGGGCTCAAGGAGCGTGCCAAGACTCTGGTTGAACTGCTTGACAGCGCTTCTTTTCTCTACGCGTCGCGGCCCCTCGTTTGCGATGACAAGGCAAAGGCTCTTCTCAATGCGGAGGGTAAGGAGCGGCTCGCGCTGGTGCTCCCTGCTCTGGAAGGGATCAACGATTGGAGCAACGACACCACTGAGGCCGCGGTGAGGGCGACGGCCACCGAAGCGGGGCTGAAGCTCGGTCAATTGGCCCAGCCGCTGCGTGCCGCCTTGACCGGTCGCGGAACCTCACCGGGTCTCTTCGATGTCATGACAGTCCTTGGACGTGATGAAAGTTTAGGCCGTATCCGCGATCAGCTGCCCTGA